AGTTGCATGTCCACCGCCAGGTACCACTTTTGACCCATGCACTATGCACCAGCcgacccattttttaaataagacgctaaactttgaaatttggtTGTTGATCTTATTACCCCGTAATCAGGATCCACaggaaacaaattattaactataggaaaacaaaatgtgtagAGATTAGAAATAATGAACTTTTTTCcaatgaatagaaaaacttACTGTAAAGAAACTGTCGCCACCAGGCATTGCGACAAGCGTTTGAAAACTTGTTGACATCGTACCAGTAAGGACCGATCCCGACGTAGACCATCAGAGTTGCGATGAAACCGAGGATGAAGGCGTACACGATCGTCAGTCTCAGATAGCGATGCAAATAGTAAAGGCCGACGTTGAATTTGCCTTTGTTGCGGTCCAACTCACGGAGCAAGAGGAACGAGACCAGCAAGCCGCTCATCAGGAAAAATGTGTCGACAGAAACGCTGGAATTGCCAATCGTTTGCATGCCCAAAGTTCTGAAAtcctgaaaaaagaatttgaataatatcaTTCGCATGGAATAATTGGTTTACCTCGGTTATCGATTTGATATTCATGATCTTGCCTGCAGCAAGCGTGAAATTGTGGGCCAAGACGACCCAGCAAGTTGAGAAGAAGCGGATGCCGTGAATGCATCCAAAATTGTCGCTCGAAGCTGCCACTCTCATCGACAGGATTTTACGGCCGTTGTTCAAGATCGAAAAGCAATGCAATGCGCTCAAGAGTTTCCCGTCCTGCTTGGCATCGAAATCAGTCCCGTGGTACATTCGCCAGGCTTCGTGAACGGTCGCCATCAATACAAGTAGACCGACAAGACTCAGTACCACACTGttcacaataaaaataaattaaatagttTCGTCTAAAAgcttttgaattaaattacatGACGGTGATGGTGGCTCCATCAAATGTCGGTGGTTTATTGCTTTCTTTAAAGCAATATTGCTCGTCGGTGACGGTGACTAGAGAATAATTAGCGATGACGTAACTGCCAATGAGCTCGGCGACCGCTTGACCGAGATCAGCCGCACTGCAAGATGACGGCAGGCAGAAGGTGGTGCTCGGTAAAAGGTAAGTGTTGGCATCTACGACGGACACTTTTGGGTCGACCCGATCCAATCCCAATAATCCCAAAAGCTGAAAAATGGTGATTAGGTTGCCCCGTTGCTCCTCGTGGTTATCGCTGAATGATTCCGGAGGTAGAATTTCGGACTGATCAACGGCCGTCGGTTTCAAAGAGACGATGCAGTATTGTCCATCAAATCCAGGTGCTCGAACGGCCAGACATTCGTCGAAAAGTCCATCCGCGTGAATATTGTTGGATCCAAACAATCCCGGCGGAAGTTTGGCTGAAGACTCTTGCACTagattttttaacaaaaagtaATGTCATAGGACGGTTTAATTTCTTTGCTTTATCTTGtctaaacaaatgaaaaataattaaggtCATTTGTTCAATATCTCAAATCTCCTATTGTACTCTTCATTTTTATCAGTTCTTACGACATGGAGAATATAATGACgcagtttcaatttcaacttacTTTGTAAGGACCAGAGACTCTGGTTGGCGTAGAGGTTATGAACGTAGAACTGGCTGTCTTGTGAACATTGTTGACTGATGTTTTTAGCCACCGCCGTTGGGAATGAAGAAGATTTCAGTGCGGCAAAAATGTTGTGAAGTGTTGACGTTAAATCAAAAGTGGCCCCGGTTTTCTGAAGATGCTGGTTGAATAcgttcttccatttttcaaaGGATCGTTCACTCTCCGGGGAAATGATTAACGCCGGATTTAAAAATTGCTGAGATTGGCCTCCTACCCAAAGTAGAAGAAAGATTATCTTCCACAGCATTGAACCCATAATGAGTGGCTCAAATGGACAACAGGCAGCACCAAAATTTTCGATGGACGATCAACGATCACATCCAGACTATATTTATACTTCTAATCAATCTCAGCAGTCCCTACTACTTTTTATCTTTGGAATATGACACGGCGATATGTCTACATCCGTTCTGTCTTGTATCTAATAGACTTGACGTTGCGCAATGTTAGTTTTAGTGAAtcacattaaaaattaaatcaagaaTTACCACACAGATTTGAATAATATAGGTTCCTGGTGCACCGCGAAGTCTGCAATGTTTGACGTGTGGGTCGAACCGTCGAAGTAAATGACATCTTTCTcttcatttaatttctttacgcACGGATTTTTCTAGTCTTGACGCTTATTTTACAACcggaaaatttcatttaattaagaTCCCCGTAAAGTGTTATTAAAGCTCCAAGATTAATTgagaaacttttttcaaaaattttggaatttgattgtttgtacccacagacaaaattgtgaggtacaaaacggagccctgatctgcagtcgttcgacaaatgagttattttatttttattttcaattttaattttcctacttccaattattatttgatgaaCCCTAACTTAATCTACAAAAAGGGTAAGAGAAATCAATTCTACCCGCCTAGATCAGGAATAACAAAACTCCATAGCCCACTAATTGCGACAATTTACAATCAACGCCAAACAGAcagtaaaaagggagaaaagagataaatgttTCCTACCTTGAAGCTCGGAAAACACGGCCAAGCATCCACAGGTACTCCATCCGCAGCATCTACCAGGCGGgataaagagaaagagggCGTCACTCATCGTGCTCAAACCCACACTCACACGGGTGTACACGAGGTCAGAAGGGATTTAAAGAAAGGAGACGAACTCGACCGACATCGGTGGTTCCGGCTCCAATCCGACGAGATGCTATtgatctaacaaaaaaaaataaaaaatgggtcaCAAAAAAAGGGTGACCGTCACCGGGATGCCCAGTTCCAGCGAAGACTTGTGGAAAATTGGTTACACCCTAGATTGTATTGGATCGGACTGAATTCGATCGTGGGATGGTCGAAAGTGTTTACTgtgatttttcaaaacttcCGCATCTTCATCCAAACTTCTGCATCTGGAAGAGAATGTTTTGGAATATCTTCTGGGTGATATTTCACTATAAGTCTCTCAAGGAACGGTGGGGGTCTTCGACCGATGATGTAATCAGTG
The sequence above is a segment of the Daphnia pulex isolate KAP4 chromosome 11, ASM2113471v1 genome. Coding sequences within it:
- the LOC124207721 gene encoding nose resistant to fluoxetine protein 6-like isoform X2 translates to MSDALFLFIPPGRCCGWSTCGCLAVFSELQGGQSQQFLNPALIISPESERSFEKWKNVFNQHLQKTGATFDLTSTLHNIFAALKSSSFPTAVAKNISQQCSQDSQFYVHNLYANQSLWSLQMQESSAKLPPGLFGSNNIHADGLFDECLAVRAPGFDGQYCIVSLKPTAVDQSEILPPESFSDNHEEQRGNLITIFQLLGLLGLDRVDPKVSVVDANTYLLPSTTFCLPSSCSAADLGQAVAELIGSYVIANYSLVTVTDEQYCFKESNKPPTFDGATITVIVVLSLVGLLVLMATVHEAWRMYHGTDFDAKQDGKLLSALHCFSILNNGRKILSMRVAASSDNFGCIHGIRFFSTCWVVLAHNFTLAAGKIMNIKSITEDFRTLGMQTIGNSSVSVDTFFLMSGLLVSFLLLRELDRNKGKFNVGLYYLHRYLRLTIVYAFILGFIATLMVYVGIGPYWYDVNKFSNACRNAWWRQFLYINNLFPVDPDYGCMGQKWYLAVDMQLFFVSPLFIYPLWRWRKWGLAWLAAVGLTCQAVVFYVYARDDLHPNVWPTRLDGLATSADYFNHYYYKPWTRAPVYLVGIWAGWYLHITKQSQTRLAKPLVVLGWTLSAAVGLAIVYGLTPYVDPSKVPEISTLLKMTYGPLHRTAWAFVIAWIIFACSRGYGGFVNRLLSWKGFLPLGRMTYCVYLIHYDFLVVYYSAMRKRFYYTLFEQFTVCFGLLVVTFGLAFLVSVTLEASFLNLEKLVFSSKSKSQPREEMTAPPAEEKLNAERKKIDA
- the LOC124207721 gene encoding nose resistant to fluoxetine protein 6-like isoform X1, with amino-acid sequence MKRKMSFTSTVRPTRQTLQTSRCTRNLYYSNLCGGQSQQFLNPALIISPESERSFEKWKNVFNQHLQKTGATFDLTSTLHNIFAALKSSSFPTAVAKNISQQCSQDSQFYVHNLYANQSLWSLQMQESSAKLPPGLFGSNNIHADGLFDECLAVRAPGFDGQYCIVSLKPTAVDQSEILPPESFSDNHEEQRGNLITIFQLLGLLGLDRVDPKVSVVDANTYLLPSTTFCLPSSCSAADLGQAVAELIGSYVIANYSLVTVTDEQYCFKESNKPPTFDGATITVIVVLSLVGLLVLMATVHEAWRMYHGTDFDAKQDGKLLSALHCFSILNNGRKILSMRVAASSDNFGCIHGIRFFSTCWVVLAHNFTLAAGKIMNIKSITEDFRTLGMQTIGNSSVSVDTFFLMSGLLVSFLLLRELDRNKGKFNVGLYYLHRYLRLTIVYAFILGFIATLMVYVGIGPYWYDVNKFSNACRNAWWRQFLYINNLFPVDPDYGCMGQKWYLAVDMQLFFVSPLFIYPLWRWRKWGLAWLAAVGLTCQAVVFYVYARDDLHPNVWPTRLDGLATSADYFNHYYYKPWTRAPVYLVGIWAGWYLHITKQSQTRLAKPLVVLGWTLSAAVGLAIVYGLTPYVDPSKVPEISTLLKMTYGPLHRTAWAFVIAWIIFACSRGYGGFVNRLLSWKGFLPLGRMTYCVYLIHYDFLVVYYSAMRKRFYYTLFEQFTVCFGLLVVTFGLAFLVSVTLEASFLNLEKLVFSSKSKSQPREEMTAPPAEEKLNAERKKIDA